One genomic segment of Fischerella sp. PCC 9605 includes these proteins:
- a CDS encoding response regulator — protein sequence MSEISIVLIEDHDLTRMGLKAALQTDSAIRVIGEAANATKGLKLLETAKPDVAVVDIGLPDMDGIELTRKFRQWQAENEDASTKILILTMEHSEDTVLAAFAAGADSYYMKDTSIDRLTEAIQATYEGNSWIDPAIANVVLLQMRKGLPTKELSDKPKTVKIDALAPEYEQVLETYPLTQRELEILELIVAGCSNGQIAEKLYITVGTVKTHVRNILNKLCADDRTQAAVRALRSGLVA from the coding sequence ATGAGTGAAATTAGTATTGTTTTAATTGAAGATCATGACTTGACACGAATGGGGCTAAAAGCTGCATTACAGACTGATAGCGCAATTCGAGTTATTGGTGAAGCGGCAAATGCCACTAAAGGTCTGAAATTATTGGAAACTGCCAAGCCTGATGTGGCTGTTGTGGATATTGGCTTGCCTGATATGGATGGTATTGAACTCACCCGCAAATTTAGACAGTGGCAAGCCGAGAATGAGGACGCTTCAACCAAAATCCTCATCCTGACAATGGAACACTCCGAGGATACAGTACTTGCTGCTTTTGCGGCAGGGGCAGACTCTTATTACATGAAAGATACAAGTATCGATAGATTAACAGAAGCAATTCAAGCAACATACGAAGGTAACTCCTGGATCGATCCAGCGATCGCCAACGTTGTGTTGTTGCAGATGCGGAAAGGTTTGCCAACTAAGGAGTTATCCGATAAGCCCAAGACAGTAAAAATAGATGCCCTAGCACCAGAATATGAACAAGTTTTAGAAACTTATCCCTTAACTCAACGGGAATTGGAGATTCTGGAGTTGATTGTAGCTGGGTGTAGTAATGGTCAGATTGCAGAGAAACTGTATATTACCGTCGGAACGGTTAAAACCCACGTACGCAACATTCTAAATAAACTCTGTGCTGACGATCGTACCCAAGCAGCTGTTCGTGCCTTGCGTTCAGGGTTAGTGGCGTGA
- the sppA gene encoding signal peptide peptidase SppA, which translates to MQNFIKQTFASLVGSVLGLFIFFGLGTTGLLLLLFAASRDMGPQVKDKSMLVFDLSMKITDGEPSSSQLLQKTLSGDEQEQMSLRAVLDSLEKARRDQRIVGIYLDATRTSQADTAGFATFKEIRQALEKFRAGGKKVVAYGMDWGEREYYLSSVADTIVLNPLGAMEINGLSSQPLFLTGALQKYGIGVQVVRVGKFKGAVEPFVLTKLSPENRQQTQKLLNDVWAEWRYAVGKSRKIPPVKLQAIADNQAFLQADQAKANGLVDKVGYFDQVVADLKQLTDSDKDEKSFKQISINEYSQVSDKLLDRKRDSKNKIAVVYAEGEIVDGLGDEGDIGGDRFARIFRRLRQDKDVKAIVLRINSPGGSATGAEVMQREVRLTREVKPVVVSMGDFAASGGYWIASDSNRIFAEPNTITGSIGVFGILFNAQKLASNNGVTWDTVKTARYADSQTLSRPKTPDELALYQRSVNKIYSLFLDKVAQGRKIPEAKVAEIAQGRVWSGTAAKQIGLVDEIGGLDAAIAYAAGQAKLGKDWQLQEYPQFGTLGERLFGRTPEEARTALKLDETQLKLPEPLITELQKLQAEISILQKLNDPQGVYARLPFNLKIE; encoded by the coding sequence ATGCAGAATTTTATCAAACAAACTTTTGCCAGCTTAGTTGGAAGCGTTTTGGGACTGTTCATTTTCTTCGGTTTAGGAACTACAGGACTTTTACTGCTACTGTTTGCCGCCTCCAGAGATATGGGCCCGCAAGTTAAAGATAAGTCAATGCTAGTTTTTGACTTGTCAATGAAAATTACCGACGGGGAGCCAAGTTCTAGCCAACTGCTCCAAAAAACCCTATCTGGTGATGAGCAGGAGCAGATGAGCCTCCGCGCTGTTCTGGATTCTTTGGAAAAGGCACGGCGCGATCAACGTATTGTTGGTATCTACTTGGATGCCACTCGTACCTCCCAAGCTGACACTGCCGGCTTCGCTACTTTCAAGGAAATTCGTCAGGCGCTAGAGAAGTTCCGTGCTGGGGGAAAAAAGGTAGTAGCCTATGGCATGGATTGGGGAGAACGGGAATATTATCTGAGTTCGGTAGCCGATACAATCGTGCTTAACCCCTTAGGAGCAATGGAAATCAATGGTTTGAGTTCGCAACCATTGTTCCTGACGGGAGCCTTGCAAAAATACGGTATCGGCGTGCAAGTCGTGCGGGTAGGAAAGTTTAAGGGAGCAGTTGAACCTTTTGTACTCACAAAACTGAGTCCGGAGAACCGCCAACAAACTCAAAAATTATTGAATGATGTGTGGGCAGAGTGGCGCTATGCAGTCGGAAAAAGCCGCAAAATTCCCCCTGTGAAATTGCAGGCGATCGCAGATAATCAAGCGTTCTTGCAGGCAGATCAAGCCAAAGCCAATGGTTTGGTAGATAAAGTTGGGTATTTCGATCAAGTAGTTGCTGACCTCAAGCAGCTAACAGATAGCGATAAAGATGAGAAAAGCTTCAAGCAAATCAGCATCAACGAATACTCACAAGTTAGTGACAAGTTACTGGACAGAAAACGCGATTCCAAAAATAAAATTGCCGTAGTTTATGCTGAAGGCGAGATTGTTGACGGCCTGGGTGATGAAGGAGATATCGGTGGCGATCGCTTTGCCAGAATCTTCCGCAGACTGCGACAAGATAAAGATGTGAAGGCGATCGTCCTGCGAATCAACAGCCCCGGTGGTAGTGCTACAGGCGCGGAAGTCATGCAACGGGAAGTGCGGCTAACTCGGGAAGTTAAACCAGTTGTAGTATCCATGGGTGATTTTGCCGCCTCTGGTGGCTACTGGATTGCTAGCGATTCTAACCGTATATTTGCTGAGCCAAATACAATTACGGGTTCAATCGGTGTATTTGGAATTCTGTTCAATGCTCAAAAACTAGCCAGTAACAACGGCGTCACCTGGGATACAGTTAAAACCGCACGCTATGCCGATAGCCAAACGCTTTCTCGCCCCAAAACACCTGATGAATTGGCACTTTACCAACGTAGTGTCAACAAAATTTACAGTCTATTTCTCGATAAAGTTGCCCAAGGTCGGAAAATTCCAGAAGCAAAGGTAGCAGAAATTGCCCAAGGTCGAGTCTGGTCTGGTACAGCAGCGAAACAAATTGGTTTAGTAGATGAAATTGGCGGTTTGGATGCTGCTATTGCCTACGCGGCTGGACAAGCCAAGTTAGGAAAAGATTGGCAATTGCAAGAATATCCCCAATTTGGAACTTTGGGAGAGCGTCTATTTGGACGAACCCCAGAAGAAGCGCGAACTGCTCTCAAACTAGATGAAACACAACTAAAACTACCAGAGCCGCTCATAACTGAATTACAAAAACTACAAGCTGAAATCTCAATTCTGCAAAAGCTGAACGATCCGCAGGGTGTCTACGCCCGTTTGCCTTTCAACTTAAAAATTGAATAG